The genomic stretch GCCGGATCAAATCATTGCCAGAGCTAAGTCACAGGAAAACAAGGATGCACTAAGAGAGCGCACTGAGCTCGCAGTGTCCAAAGGTATATTCGGCGCACCTACTTTTGCTATTGAAGGTGAAATCTTTTGGGGCAACGATAGATTAGAGGATGCGCTTTTGTTCTACAAAAAAAATTACAGCTAGGCTCTAGGTAGTAACTTCAACACCTTTCCAAAACGCAACGTGATCTTTTATATCCTTCGCTGCATCTTTAGGATCAGGGTAG from Thermodesulfobacteriota bacterium encodes the following:
- a CDS encoding DsbA family protein; protein product: PDQIIARAKSQENKDALRERTELAVSKGIFGAPTFAIEGEIFWGNDRLEDALLFYKKNYS